TGAGAAGCATGGTACACTGTTAAACACATCACACTTTATAAATGTATAGCTGCAACGCAACACATCTGTGTTTCCTGAACATGTGGATCTTAGGAGAGCTACTGGATATAGAGAGATATTAGAAAAGGCATTATGGCTAATAGAAGTGGAATATATTGCAAAGGAAATGTTCTTCATGCCTGGAGCATTGTGGTGATATTTACATGCATGTAATTGCTCTGACATAGAACTTCTTAGTTGCTATGTAGGCCTAATTAGTGTATATATAGCATTACTACTAACCTGGACTGAATTACATAGCCACAAATGCCATTGCAATTACTTAGAGCTCTACTTTCTTCCCATAGTGAGCTCAGTAGCCTTTAATGTTGTTGCCTTTTATAAGTTTGATGGATAAAGGCATACATATTGTTGTGTTGCATATAACATAGTCTAATCCAGAAAGACCTGCATTATAGTATGTGGTTCATCTAATCTACACATGTTAGTTGGCTATTATACACTTTTGAAGATTATGTCTTCCTCCTTGGTCTGACAGGTCGGGTCATGGGAATCGCAATAGCACTATTGGATCTGCGCAAACGTGCTGGGAGAGCAAACAAACCAACAAGGGGATCGTATTCATAAACCTTTGAAACCACTCGTTAATCAGTATAGGCAGATACACAACACAAGCATTATTCTCAAAGGCTTGAACTCATCCGATTGCCATTCGATCTGCTAAATATAGAGTATGACGTCGTGACTAATTAAAATAAACTGCTAGTTCGCACAATGTACGTTATGCACCACAATATGCATTTGGTCATCAACATTATAGCATGCTGTGCAAAATGACAGACTTCATGACTATGTGTTGATCAAACAAAATCAATAGTCTTTATCAATTAAAGTTATACTGAGACCAGAAGGAAAATGATGGGGCGGCAGGCAgaatagcctagtggttagagcgttggactagtagtcGAAAGGTTGCGAGATCGAATTCCCCAGtttacaaggtaaaaatctgtcgttctaccccttaACAAGGAAGTTTAACCTGTTACAATAGGCCGAATTTGTtcctaattgacttgcctagttaaattaaggtaaaaaataataatgaccTTTAAACTAAGACCAAATTGGCTTCAACTGGGCCATACTTGGATAAGTGTGTTTAATAGATTCACCTTCATCAGCATTGAAAAACACCACGTTTTACAAAACACATTTATTTAATGTCGTCTGTACCATGGGAGACGGTAAACAATAATTTAGCATGCAGACATGTAGACATTTTACAAACACAGTGTACAAAAATAAACGCATAACATTTTTCTGCACGTAAATGGTAGGCCTATATGACGCAATGACATAAGTGTAAAACCACACAATGTTCAAAAACATGAAACAAAAGAAAATGCTAAATGTGGCATGTCTGAATTTACAATTGGTCGCCATATCAAAATATTATGATAATAACCCCTATAGTGGAGAACCAATATGATTGTAGTGGACATTAGGGTCCTAAAACAACTGGGTGAAAACATGACATTGTCACATAAAACCATGCAATGTTACAAATAGCAGAGTGTACCTCGATACTACCTTCTAAAACGTCAATCTGACCTTGCTTGCTAGGGCCATTCTGCACACACTGAATCTCAGTCAGGCATTGATCCTTTAGTATTTTCCAAGTTATTCTCATTTAATTTCTGAATTTCCGGGTAGGATTTCATGTTTTtattactgtaggcctacatgcaGCTGTAGTTTAAGGAGTGTATAGTTTTTCAAAAATGCACGTTTCCTTTTCCCTGTCTCAAGGTTGTGGACTTATATCACTGGTGTGGTTTCTCTCGTCGTCTGAAGAGCAATCCGAGGAGTTGTACAGGAAGTTGCCACCTTCATCATCGTCACTGTCCCTGAAGTCTCTTATTCTGTTACTTTTTGCAGAACCAGTCTTTTGATAATCCGTTTGTTCCTGTCCGTCAGATTTCTCCTGGccgtttttgttgtttttcttattCTCTGCCTCCTGCGCGGCTTGCTCTTTGGCCTTCTTGCTCCGTTTCCACTTCATCCGCCTGTTCTGGAACCAAATTTTCACCTGAAAATAACAAATAACAACGTTTTTGAATACGCGTAAGCGCCGTGCGTAATGGGCACCTACAGCACCACCTGACTTGACTATATAACACACAATTAAATAACAGTGTTTTCATGTAAAACTGATTGAATAGCCTAATAGTGGTATGTTTCATAATGTCTCTCAAACAAACATGTATTTGTTAGAAATGTAGCTCTTATATACCTGCGTTTCCGTCAGCATCAAGGATGTAGCCACTTCAAAGCGCTTTGGTCGCGACAGATACTTATTTAGTTTGAACTGATGCTCCAGCTCCAGGAGCTGCTGACTTGTAAATGCAGTCCTTGGTCTTCTGCACTTTCCAAGCAAGTTTGACTGGGCCTGAGCTGGAAAACAAAATATAAGTCAATTTCTAGTAAAAAGGTCAAGAAAAAAGCATGACTACCTGTGTGCGTGTTTTTCACATTAGGAATATTCACGCATTTGGATGCATTATTCGATAGGCAGTATATAGCAGACCTAGGCTATATTAATAATCATTATATGCCTGCAAAATGGAGGAATAATAGGCATATGGGTCCTAATTGAGATCGCAATTTCATTTAAACCTATGATATAGGCTTGCAAGATACAATTTTGTAATAAGCAGATTGAAAAATAAACGGTAATGATTTCAGGTTAAAATGGGGAATTTGTTGCTGAATATTAAATGGCGAAAAGCTTTAATTGAAACCGATTTAAATGGAACATATATATACCACATAGTCTTTGGGATACAAAAAATGTCTGCGTTTATGCACACTGCCTCCTCAAGAAACAGTACGAGTTCCGGTTCAAAATTGCCAAAATATTGTTCGAGCCAACATCTAACATTGCCATAGAATACGTATTCAATGAGACCTAAGCTATTTGCCACCTCATTTTGAACAAATCTGTTAAAACGAACAGGAACAAAAAGGCAGTATCTGGTGAGCAAACAGTGTGTCGGCTGTGGGTTTCACACTCTTCTGTCACTTTCCCACTGTCCATTATCTGTCCATTTTAGTTCCTCTCTGAAAacctatccccctctctcctctcactcaaaccGCCTTTTTGGCCGGGAACATTTCTTCATCAAGTCATGGGGCTATTATGTAAAGGAACCAATGGATCAATAATGTAAAATGCGTGAATTTGCTCGCCACGTGTAAAGCAAAAACAATTCTTTATTAGCAGTCCAAAAATAATGTCAAAGCATAGACGACAAACTATGAAAAATAAATAGGTATACTCACAATACTCACAGTTAAAATCTGGCATTTTGGGTAGCATCATTCCCGCTGTGGAGACTCGCAGCCAGTGGTCGAGCTGAAAGGTCCCGGCAGAGAGTTTGAGGGAGTCGCTGGGATGGTGGTGATGGGACCCATGCGGATATGAATAGGACAGAGCAGGGTGCTGCCCGAGGGAGTAGGTATACATGGGGTGGCCGTAGAGAGCATGGGGAGGGATCCCTGCGCTACTCTGTGGATGTAATCCAACAATACTGTGGGGACTGTTCAAGAAGCCTGGTTTAGGAATCAAACCACAGGAGGAAATCCTCGGTGGAGACGGAGTCTCAGTCCTTAAAGAGTCGGCATTCAATTCTGAGGCTTGTACACTTCCAGACGATGAAATGGAAGAGGATGATAAAGAAGTCACAAGCGCAAGCGGAGATGTCTGCACCTTCGGCGGGTCAACAGCGAGAAGCGCATCGATGCGGAAGTTTGTAGATTTCTCCATTTGAGCCAGTGTCCCCGTCGTTTGCAGACGTTGAACAGTTAGTTGCCTATCGTAACGATGTTGAAGTGTCGTTGTTGTTCCACCTCTCAAAGTTTTGATCTCGGTTAAAGTGTGAACGGTGAAACTCTACATGACACTTAATTCCTATTCGATAGGGGATTGGTTCCACCCGTTTGGCATGGGCTTGTCCCATTGGTCAATTCAAGACATGTTCACGGTGCGCTTTTTCGGCATATTGCATACCTCTCCAATAAATGAACCGCCccactttggttgttgtttttAAATAAGTTTTAAAAAATCATATTTTCATTCTACAAGGAAAATGATAGAAATGTTGCATTAAACGGATACATTTAAGAAAAAATGTTTGAGCGCTTGTATTGACATTATTTAGAGTTACAGTATGTTACTTTAATTTAATTCCGCTGTGAAGACTTCAACCTATAACGCCTGGTGATTGCAACCATGGGAaactattaaaatgttttttttgtggaaGTCATTGTGAAGAGAATTGTTTGCCATTCATTCACCGTAGTGACAGGGCTCGTTATTGTAGACTacaatatatatgtatttatttctGCAATGTAAGACAATGGGTGGGCACGGAGGGGGCAGGGGAATCCTAACTTCAGATCCGCGCTCATATCCAATTTTCGACATTGTCGCATGCGTTTCATTAGGCCTACATTTTGCCCCACAACCACGTAGGCCTATGTTTTAGACAGTTTGGTAACGACAGACATATTCCCCAAAATATTTTGGATGAGGCCTATACAGTAGCATAATAGTAGCATTTTGTTATGTCTGAAAACGTATGCATTCATCGCACCATGCaagacacacccccccccccccaaaaaaagtttaACGTCACAAATGAAAAACTGTGTCTATGCATGACCCGGAGATCTTACGAGCCCAGCTGGGAAATCTAGCTAAGAGCCTGCCTTATGCCACTACCCAAACCCGAGAGATCGAAAAGTCCTACATTTTTTGCTCTGTCCCACAATATAAATGTGAAATGTAGGCCTAACTGTCTTGATATCATGGAGTGCATAGCCTCGCGGAACCCTGAAAAAATAAAGGTTATATgatgactggatgtttttttgtgtgttcggGGTGAACTCAATGCaacacattacattttttttattaactCCTTTAATTATATCTGACTTTTCAAAGTGTATTAAATTAGAAAATATTTCTAATTAGGGTAAGACCATATCTAATTGAAGATTCTGAACTCACCTAGCTGCCCCCTGGATCTATTCCTTTATGCCTCTGCTTGCAGCTGCTAAATACAGTCTCATGCTGTAGACTTCGTTTTACAAGAAACAATGCAAAACCACGACACCCTTTTTGCGATTTTAGGCTCTAATTTATGGCAATTATGGAAACGCAATTATGAAAGTGCACTAATTGTCATCAA
The window above is part of the Salvelinus namaycush isolate Seneca chromosome 7, SaNama_1.0, whole genome shotgun sequence genome. Proteins encoded here:
- the mnx1 gene encoding motor neuron and pancreas homeobox protein 1, which encodes MEKSTNFRIDALLAVDPPKVQTSPLALVTSLSSSSISSSGSVQASELNADSLRTETPSPPRISSCGLIPKPGFLNSPHSIVGLHPQSSAGIPPHALYGHPMYTYSLGQHPALSYSYPHGSHHHHPSDSLKLSAGTFQLDHWLRVSTAGMMLPKMPDFNSQAQSNLLGKCRRPRTAFTSQQLLELEHQFKLNKYLSRPKRFEVATSLMLTETQVKIWFQNRRMKWKRSKKAKEQAAQEAENKKNNKNGQEKSDGQEQTDYQKTGSAKSNRIRDFRDSDDDEGGNFLYNSSDCSSDDERNHTSDISPQP